The Saprospiraceae bacterium genome includes a window with the following:
- a CDS encoding Crp/Fnr family transcriptional regulator yields MNTSAKFMMLRGMKILKSLSDNEITLMASQCTYEKSSRNSYIYQSGSKPEYVYLIEKGSVKLGNYSTDGRILIKELIYESELMGENVFTENKNRNEFAEVMTDCRYFKIEAALFKKIINQNPAFANEIIHLIIGRMQSMEERLQSFVFKSAKTRIVDFIYRTGNRKGVKIGLDELLINHGMSHKEIAFLTDTSRQTVARVLNELKKENLIHYGSGKSSKILIRNLFGLRDYDLAV; encoded by the coding sequence ATGAATACTTCAGCTAAATTTATGATGCTCCGTGGAATGAAGATTTTGAAATCTCTGAGCGATAATGAAATCACCTTAATGGCAAGTCAATGCACTTATGAAAAGTCGTCAAGGAACAGTTATATCTATCAGTCAGGGAGTAAGCCCGAGTATGTGTATTTGATTGAAAAAGGTAGTGTAAAATTGGGTAATTATTCAACTGATGGCCGGATTCTGATCAAAGAGCTTATTTATGAATCAGAGCTAATGGGTGAAAATGTATTCACAGAAAATAAAAACAGGAATGAATTTGCCGAAGTAATGACTGATTGCAGATATTTTAAGATTGAAGCGGCTTTATTCAAAAAAATAATTAATCAAAATCCCGCTTTTGCAAATGAAATTATTCATCTGATTATTGGAAGAATGCAGTCTATGGAAGAAAGATTACAAAGTTTTGTATTCAAAAGTGCTAAAACAAGAATTGTAGATTTCATTTACCGTACGGGAAACAGAAAAGGAGTAAAAATAGGACTTGATGAGCTATTAATAAACCACGGTATGTCACACAAAGAAATAGCTTTTCTGACAGATACCAGTAGACAAACTGTAGCAAGAGTACTTAATGAGCTGAAAAAAGAAAATCTGATCCATTACGGCAGTGGAAAAAGCAGCAAAATTCTGATCAGAAATCTCTTTGGTCTTCGAGATTATGATCTGGCTGTTTGA
- the gldN gene encoding gliding motility protein GldN: protein MTSFLRFGLFFCATFISFSVFGQNPDDAQKTESSIPAEDIFIDDIVSKRLVVENKLLALQPIREADISWEKRIQRVIDTREKLNLPFRSQELNLFNTLRQMIQNGDITVFSDEKFTTALTPEQVDGKLSKVDTIPDFDYETYTEVIKIVKNDVNWENIYSYRVKEVWYFDKQRSRVDVRILGIAPIYVSPEDEANGIPPYPLFWVYYPEARMPLSKFRVFNDNNDIAPMTWTDLFDTRVFTSYIYKKSNVLDYRLKDYFIPDPNAEVDRTGIDMLLQSEKIKNELLNFEHDLWEY, encoded by the coding sequence ATGACATCATTTTTGAGATTTGGATTATTTTTCTGTGCAACTTTTATCTCCTTTTCTGTTTTTGGACAGAATCCGGATGACGCTCAGAAAACGGAATCATCCATTCCTGCTGAAGACATATTTATTGACGACATTGTTTCTAAGAGACTGGTAGTTGAAAATAAATTGTTAGCACTTCAGCCTATTCGTGAAGCAGATATATCCTGGGAGAAAAGGATTCAACGTGTTATTGATACCCGTGAAAAATTGAATCTCCCGTTCAGAAGCCAGGAGTTGAACTTGTTCAATACCCTGAGACAAATGATTCAGAATGGTGATATCACTGTATTTTCTGATGAAAAGTTTACAACTGCTTTAACTCCGGAGCAGGTTGACGGTAAATTGTCAAAAGTGGATACCATCCCGGATTTTGATTATGAAACCTATACGGAAGTGATCAAAATTGTTAAAAATGATGTGAATTGGGAGAATATTTATTCATACAGAGTAAAAGAAGTTTGGTATTTTGATAAACAAAGGTCAAGGGTGGATGTACGTATTTTAGGTATTGCACCTATATATGTGAGCCCTGAAGATGAGGCTAACGGAATACCACCATATCCATTATTTTGGGTATATTATCCTGAAGCAAGAATGCCGCTTTCTAAGTTCAGAGTATTTAATGATAATAATGATATAGCTCCAATGACCTGGACAGATTTATTTGATACCAGAGTTTTTACCAGCTACATTTATAAAAAGTCAAATGTGCTTGATTACAGGTTAAAAGATTATTTTATTCCTGATCCGAATGCAGAAGTGGACAGAACTGGCATCGATATGTTACTTCAATCTGAGAAAATCAAAAATGAGCTTCTCAATTTTGAGCATGACCTTTGGGAATATTGA
- a CDS encoding gliding motility protein GldL — MSFFKSPVFKYGKNLLIGLGASVVMIGALGKINSEPWGGPAITIGLIVEAVLFALLGILGPEKDYYWEKLYPGLDEYTSYINPLTADSTGKTPARSLNADAVEKNLGGMLSELQSMSKSLGSLKALQEVDFSQTGEQLKTMNNFYSKMNEAMATLNSSVEDTKQYQAQMSQLSKNLTSLNAVYGNVLSAYSAKG, encoded by the coding sequence ATGAGTTTTTTTAAATCACCTGTATTTAAGTACGGAAAAAATTTACTAATAGGTCTTGGAGCATCAGTTGTAATGATCGGAGCACTGGGAAAAATCAATAGTGAGCCTTGGGGAGGACCTGCCATTACTATCGGTCTGATTGTCGAAGCGGTATTGTTTGCACTTTTAGGTATTTTAGGTCCTGAAAAGGATTATTACTGGGAAAAATTGTATCCGGGATTAGATGAATATACGTCTTACATCAACCCGTTAACAGCAGATTCTACAGGAAAAACACCTGCAAGATCTTTAAATGCGGATGCAGTAGAAAAAAATCTTGGTGGAATGTTATCAGAGTTACAATCTATGTCAAAAAGTCTTGGTTCATTAAAGGCACTTCAGGAAGTAGATTTCTCTCAGACCGGAGAGCAGTTGAAAACAATGAATAACTTTTATTCAAAAATGAACGAAGCAATGGCAACACTCAATTCGAGCGTTGAAGACACTAAACAATATCAGGCACAAATGTCTCAGTTAAGCAAAAACTTAACTTCATTGAATGCTGTGTATGGAAACGTTCTTTCTGCTTATTCAGCAAAAGGATAA
- the purH gene encoding bifunctional phosphoribosylaminoimidazolecarboxamide formyltransferase/IMP cyclohydrolase — translation MLTKKIKSALVSVYYKDGLDEIVRLLNELGVTIYSTGGTQTFIESFGIPVIRVEDLTGYPSILDGRVKTLHPKIFGGILAKREDGHLIQLNQYDIPTIDLVIVDLYPFEETVISTKDESAIIEKIDIGGISLIRAAAKNYHDVVIIPSQEQYRKLADILKNNGGVTSLEERRDLAHNAFGVSSHYDSAIFQYFGLSGSANGIRISINNAMTLRYGENPHQNASFYGNLNEIFDILCGKELSYNNLVDVDAAVQLMSEFKNELPCFAILKHTNACGVAIRDTPIEAWKAALAGDPVSAFGGILICNSEVDIATAIEINEIFYEVLIAPSFTEEAFNLLKSKPKRILLKLKKYPDNVKGIKNLLNGIIVQDTDTFTESVNNLLVKTKLSPDKNEMEDLVFAAICAKHLKSNTIVLAKNRQLLGMGCGQTSRVDACEQAIHKAKQFGFDLNGAVMASDAFFPFPDCVELAFKAGVKAVIQPGGSVKDQLSIDYCDTNNMAMVFTGFRHFKH, via the coding sequence ATGCTTACAAAAAAAATTAAATCTGCTTTAGTTTCAGTTTATTATAAGGATGGTTTGGACGAGATTGTCAGACTTTTGAATGAACTGGGTGTTACAATTTATTCTACCGGTGGAACTCAGACTTTTATTGAGTCATTTGGTATTCCAGTTATAAGAGTAGAAGACCTGACTGGATATCCTTCCATATTGGATGGCAGGGTTAAGACATTGCATCCTAAGATTTTCGGCGGTATTTTGGCAAAGAGGGAAGATGGGCATTTGATACAGTTGAATCAATATGATATTCCTACGATTGATTTGGTAATAGTCGATTTGTATCCTTTTGAAGAGACAGTCATAAGCACTAAAGACGAGAGTGCAATTATTGAGAAAATTGACATTGGCGGCATCTCCTTAATTAGAGCAGCGGCCAAAAATTATCATGATGTAGTCATTATACCTTCTCAGGAACAGTACAGAAAACTTGCAGATATATTGAAAAATAACGGTGGAGTTACAAGTTTAGAAGAAAGGAGAGATTTAGCTCATAATGCTTTTGGGGTTTCGTCGCATTATGATAGTGCTATTTTTCAGTATTTTGGATTATCTGGTTCAGCCAATGGTATCAGAATCAGTATCAATAATGCAATGACATTGAGATATGGAGAAAACCCTCATCAGAATGCTTCATTTTATGGTAATTTGAATGAAATTTTTGATATCTTATGTGGTAAGGAATTGTCATATAATAATCTGGTTGATGTGGATGCCGCAGTTCAATTAATGTCTGAGTTTAAAAATGAATTACCTTGTTTTGCTATTTTAAAGCATACGAATGCTTGTGGTGTTGCCATTCGTGATACACCCATTGAAGCGTGGAAAGCTGCATTAGCTGGTGATCCGGTTTCTGCATTCGGAGGCATCCTGATTTGTAATTCAGAAGTTGACATAGCAACAGCGATTGAAATCAATGAAATATTTTATGAAGTATTGATTGCTCCATCCTTTACTGAGGAAGCATTCAATTTATTGAAATCCAAACCCAAAAGGATATTATTGAAATTGAAAAAATATCCGGACAATGTTAAGGGTATAAAAAATCTTTTAAATGGCATAATTGTACAGGATACTGACACATTTACAGAAAGTGTAAATAATTTATTGGTCAAAACAAAGTTGAGCCCCGATAAAAATGAAATGGAAGACCTTGTTTTTGCAGCAATATGTGCCAAACATTTAAAATCAAATACTATCGTTCTGGCTAAAAACAGGCAATTGCTGGGAATGGGCTGTGGTCAGACTTCGCGTGTGGATGCCTGTGAACAAGCTATTCATAAAGCTAAGCAGTTTGGTTTTGATTTAAATGGAGCGGTCATGGCATCAGATGCTTTTTTTCCTTTTCCGGACTGTGTTGAACTGGCTTTCAAAGCTGGAGTCAAAGCTGTAATTCAACCTGGTGGATCCGTCAAGGACCAATTAAGTATTGATTATTGTGATACTAATAACATGGCAATGGTGTTTACTGGATTCAGACATTTTAAACATTAA
- a CDS encoding type III pantothenate kinase, with translation MNLVIDIGNTRVKTAIFNDDGLVNTYISDSLSVEDISNLSLKYSIKSVIISSTSVTDDALLDRLKIFENFINLDSQTKLPILNRYQTPETLGKDRLAAAVGTWSRYPKVNSLVIDMGTCITIDILTFDGAFEGGNISPGVHMRIKAMHQFTAKLPMVDTVLPEALFGSSTDTALRNGVLRGTFFELDGYIRVCKHKYGKINVILTGGDAPLFAKFSKNKIFVLPNLVLEGLNEILNYNVH, from the coding sequence TTGAATTTAGTAATAGATATTGGTAATACAAGAGTAAAAACTGCTATATTTAATGACGATGGGTTGGTAAATACCTATATAAGTGATTCTCTGTCAGTAGAGGATATTTCGAATTTGTCATTAAAATATTCCATTAAATCAGTTATTATTTCTTCTACATCTGTTACAGATGACGCGTTATTAGATAGGCTTAAGATTTTTGAAAACTTCATAAATCTGGATTCCCAAACAAAATTACCCATTTTAAATAGATATCAGACACCTGAAACATTAGGAAAAGACAGATTGGCCGCAGCAGTAGGTACCTGGAGTCGATACCCTAAGGTGAATAGTCTGGTGATTGATATGGGAACTTGCATAACCATTGACATTTTGACGTTTGACGGTGCGTTTGAAGGAGGGAATATATCTCCGGGAGTACATATGAGAATCAAAGCTATGCATCAGTTTACTGCAAAATTGCCTATGGTGGATACAGTTCTGCCTGAAGCCCTTTTTGGATCATCAACAGATACTGCCCTCCGAAACGGAGTGTTGAGAGGGACTTTCTTTGAGTTGGATGGATATATTCGTGTCTGCAAACACAAATATGGAAAGATTAACGTTATATTAACCGGCGGCGATGCACCTTTGTTTGCAAAGTTTTCAAAAAATAAGATATTTGTCCTTCCTAATTTAGTCCTTGAAGGACTTAATGAAATATTAAATTATAATGTACATTAG
- a CDS encoding SUMF1/EgtB/PvdO family nonheme iron enzyme, whose protein sequence is MKSLSNLSLFFALIFLISSCGKKENGQLVGAQNRPKWAGINPFGMVYVPSGTLHIGQSDQDVFSTYTQRAKAISIAGFFMDDTEITNNEYRQFVEWVRDSISHTILGDFYEDDFGNERIDWEMELDYEDEALDEMFYQGDNRFDGKREIDTKKLVHKYQWIDWQKAASDRTASRASLIRKEEVAVYPDTLCWIRDFAYSYNEPSARNYFWHPAFDDYPVVGVNWKQANAFCNWRTKLWDMYKGDEPNTEEFRLPTEAEWEHAARGGHDISPYPWGGPYIRNAKGCLLANFKPGRGNYPEDGGLTTVKADAYFPNDYGLFNMAGNVSEWTITAFHENIYQHQHDLNSDYRYDAKETDPDAFKRKVIRGGSWKDISYYCQTSTRTWEFQDTTKSYIGFRCVLTYLGRSINDF, encoded by the coding sequence ATGAAAAGTTTATCAAATCTGTCTTTATTTTTTGCATTAATCTTTCTTATCAGTTCGTGCGGTAAAAAAGAAAATGGCCAGTTGGTCGGAGCTCAGAACAGACCCAAGTGGGCTGGGATTAACCCATTCGGCATGGTATATGTTCCTTCCGGTACATTACATATTGGTCAGAGCGATCAGGATGTTTTTTCAACATACACACAAAGAGCAAAAGCTATATCTATAGCCGGATTCTTCATGGATGATACCGAAATCACCAATAATGAATACCGTCAGTTTGTTGAGTGGGTTCGTGATTCAATTTCACATACAATCCTTGGGGATTTTTATGAAGATGATTTTGGAAACGAACGCATAGACTGGGAAATGGAACTTGATTATGAAGATGAAGCTCTTGATGAAATGTTTTATCAGGGTGACAATCGATTTGATGGTAAAAGAGAAATCGATACCAAAAAACTGGTTCACAAATATCAATGGATAGATTGGCAAAAAGCTGCCAGTGACCGTACTGCGTCCAGAGCTTCTCTTATCAGAAAAGAAGAAGTTGCTGTTTATCCCGACACTCTATGCTGGATCAGAGATTTCGCCTATTCTTATAACGAGCCAAGTGCACGAAATTACTTCTGGCATCCGGCGTTTGATGATTATCCTGTAGTTGGTGTTAACTGGAAGCAGGCAAATGCATTCTGTAACTGGAGAACCAAATTATGGGATATGTACAAAGGCGACGAGCCTAATACAGAAGAATTCAGATTGCCTACAGAAGCAGAATGGGAGCATGCCGCAAGAGGAGGTCATGACATATCTCCTTATCCATGGGGTGGCCCTTATATCAGAAATGCGAAAGGTTGTTTATTAGCCAATTTCAAACCAGGAAGAGGTAATTATCCTGAAGATGGGGGACTTACAACTGTAAAAGCAGATGCTTACTTTCCAAATGATTATGGTTTGTTTAATATGGCAGGTAATGTTTCGGAATGGACAATTACGGCATTCCATGAAAACATTTATCAACATCAACATGATTTAAATTCAGATTACAGATATGATGCCAAAGAAACTGATCCGGATGCATTTAAAAGAAAAGTAATTAGAGGTGGATCATGGAAAGATATCTCTTACTATTGTCAGACAAGTACCAGAACTTGGGAGTTTCAGGATACAACAAAGTCTTACATAGGGTTCAGATGTGTTCTGACTTATTTGGGAAGGTCAATTAATGACTTTTAA
- the feoB gene encoding ferrous iron transport protein B: MKHKSRIKIALVGNPNSGKSSIFNLLTGLRQKISNFPGVTVDKKTANLQFSGGQEYAVIDLPGTYSVFPNSPEEKIVVNILTDKTNLDYPDLVVYVADVTQLDRHLLLATQITDLGFPMIFVLNMIDIAGETGLNVDLECIQKFLKVPVIPFSGRTKFNLDLLKNEIEKFSSADQTEYTRPENFCEPSALQSPLISQISKEFDIENPFLVKLLTHHYQWLSHLTAAQRQKIQEISTMHSFRDLPLQVEDTMHRFSLIEPVVRNAIRKDLSGKINLTQRIDRIVTDRIIGPAIFFVIMFLVFQAIFSWATYPMDWIEYGFAQMGQWLSDFLPESWFTDLLVNGVLAGLSGVIIFVPQITILFLLISLLEESGYMSRAVFMFDHIMQKFGMNGRSIVSLISSGACAIPAIMATRTISNPKERLITILVSPFISCSARIPVYAILIGFVVPSVTVLGIFNAQGLVFMGLYLLGIIAVLVTSYFFKKVLPQHNPSFLMIELPDYKSPIWNNVLLNVREKVMSFIREAGKVIVVISIALWFLASYGPPDRMNTAGELAAKESVSMGLTDSEAADLLASYKIESSYAGIMGKFIEPAIKPLGFDWKIGIALITSFAAREVFVGTMATIYSVGSADDEATLRQRMAAELKPDRKSLMFDFPTSLSLLLFYVFALQCMSTLAVVRKETGSWKWPVLQFLFMGALAYLSSFLAYQIFS, translated from the coding sequence ATGAAACATAAAAGCAGAATTAAAATAGCTCTTGTCGGGAATCCGAATTCCGGAAAATCCAGTATTTTTAATTTATTAACCGGGCTTCGACAGAAAATTTCAAATTTTCCAGGCGTTACAGTTGATAAGAAAACTGCTAATTTACAGTTTTCCGGGGGACAGGAATATGCTGTTATTGACTTGCCGGGTACTTACAGCGTATTTCCCAATTCTCCGGAAGAGAAAATTGTAGTAAATATTCTCACAGATAAAACTAATTTGGATTATCCGGATCTCGTCGTTTATGTGGCTGATGTGACTCAATTGGATCGGCATTTATTGTTGGCAACACAAATTACTGATCTTGGTTTTCCAATGATCTTTGTTCTCAATATGATTGATATTGCAGGTGAAACAGGATTGAATGTTGATTTGGAATGTATTCAGAAGTTTTTAAAAGTACCCGTCATTCCATTTTCCGGAAGGACTAAATTTAATTTGGATCTGCTAAAAAATGAGATTGAAAAATTCAGCTCAGCTGATCAGACAGAATACACAAGACCTGAGAATTTTTGTGAACCATCAGCATTACAATCGCCCTTAATTTCACAGATTAGTAAGGAATTTGATATTGAAAATCCTTTTCTTGTTAAGTTACTGACCCATCACTACCAATGGCTATCGCATCTTACGGCAGCACAAAGACAAAAAATTCAAGAGATATCCACAATGCATTCATTTCGAGACCTACCGTTACAGGTTGAAGATACGATGCATCGTTTTAGTTTGATTGAACCCGTAGTCAGAAATGCGATAAGGAAAGACTTATCAGGTAAAATAAATTTGACACAAAGAATTGACAGAATTGTCACAGATCGTATTATAGGGCCTGCCATATTCTTTGTCATCATGTTTCTTGTTTTCCAGGCAATTTTTTCGTGGGCAACTTATCCGATGGATTGGATAGAGTATGGATTTGCGCAGATGGGGCAATGGCTTTCTGATTTTTTGCCTGAAAGTTGGTTTACAGACCTTTTGGTCAATGGCGTACTGGCAGGTTTAAGTGGTGTGATTATATTTGTTCCTCAGATAACGATATTGTTTTTGTTGATTTCCTTACTGGAAGAATCAGGGTATATGAGCAGGGCAGTATTTATGTTTGACCATATTATGCAAAAGTTCGGTATGAACGGTAGAAGTATAGTTTCACTGATTTCCAGTGGGGCATGTGCTATACCCGCTATTATGGCTACGAGAACGATCAGTAATCCCAAAGAAAGATTAATCACTATTTTGGTCAGCCCTTTTATCAGTTGTTCTGCCAGGATACCGGTTTATGCTATACTGATAGGATTTGTAGTTCCTTCTGTGACTGTATTGGGTATATTTAATGCACAAGGGCTGGTGTTTATGGGATTATATTTGTTGGGAATTATAGCGGTATTAGTTACATCTTATTTTTTTAAAAAGGTGCTTCCACAACACAATCCTTCTTTTTTGATGATTGAATTACCGGACTACAAGTCGCCGATCTGGAATAATGTGTTGTTGAATGTTCGTGAAAAGGTCATGTCATTTATCCGTGAAGCCGGTAAAGTGATAGTAGTAATTTCAATTGCACTCTGGTTTTTGGCGAGTTATGGTCCGCCAGATAGAATGAATACTGCCGGTGAACTGGCTGCCAAAGAATCTGTATCGATGGGGCTTACTGATTCAGAAGCAGCGGATTTATTGGCTTCTTATAAAATAGAATCTTCTTACGCCGGTATCATGGGCAAATTTATTGAACCCGCCATAAAACCATTGGGTTTTGATTGGAAGATCGGAATAGCGTTAATTACTTCCTTTGCAGCCAGAGAAGTTTTTGTCGGAACGATGGCGACCATATACAGCGTCGGAAGTGCGGATGATGAAGCCACACTAAGGCAACGAATGGCTGCAGAATTAAAACCGGATCGAAAATCGCTCATGTTTGATTTTCCGACTTCCCTTTCTTTACTTTTATTTTATGTATTTGCGTTACAATGTATGAGCACATTGGCAGTCGTGAGAAAGGAAACGGGATCGTGGAAATGGCCCGTTTTACAGTTTCTTTTTATGGGTGCTCTCGCCTACCTGAGTTCGTTTTTAGCGTATCAGATTTTTTCATAA
- a CDS encoding PorP/SprF family type IX secretion system membrane protein, whose translation MIRILFVIIFTFIYEIQVTAQQRPQFTQFMLNKYYENPAYGGLDRSLSANLIYRDQYNTLTGNPKTFFAGAHMPVYLWNGAIGFSISNQRSGLINQSAVKLSYNYVMSTTIGFLSFGGRAGLDYVSVDGSGILTPDGNYEGGIDHNDPILDKSTFTGMGINYEIAAYFFGEDVEAGITLGELPPQTIAIGPANYKKSFFGNVFMQYKYKLDRFSSLISGLLLKADQAALQLDIFALYKMNSGVFGGLTFRGYNSASLDAIGVVIGSKINNNYTISYSYDIGISELRLVNEGSHEILLSYNLNKLIGIGLPPKIIYNPRHL comes from the coding sequence ATGATCCGAATTTTATTCGTTATAATATTTACCTTCATTTATGAGATACAAGTCACTGCGCAGCAAAGACCTCAGTTCACTCAATTCATGTTGAATAAATATTACGAAAATCCGGCTTATGGTGGATTGGACAGATCGTTGAGTGCCAATCTTATATACAGAGATCAGTATAATACATTAACCGGAAATCCAAAAACTTTTTTTGCCGGAGCACATATGCCGGTATATTTATGGAATGGTGCAATAGGATTTTCTATTTCAAATCAAAGATCTGGCTTAATTAATCAGTCAGCCGTAAAATTATCCTACAATTATGTCATGTCCACTACGATTGGTTTTCTGTCATTTGGGGGAAGAGCCGGATTGGATTATGTGAGCGTGGATGGAAGTGGGATTTTAACACCGGATGGAAATTATGAAGGAGGTATTGATCACAATGACCCCATTCTCGATAAAAGTACATTTACGGGTATGGGTATAAATTATGAAATAGCAGCATATTTTTTTGGAGAAGATGTCGAAGCAGGTATTACTTTGGGTGAATTGCCTCCACAAACCATAGCTATTGGTCCCGCAAACTATAAAAAGTCATTTTTTGGCAACGTTTTTATGCAATACAAATATAAATTGGACAGATTTTCAAGTTTGATATCCGGTTTATTATTAAAAGCGGATCAGGCAGCGCTTCAATTAGATATATTTGCTTTGTATAAAATGAATAGCGGCGTGTTTGGCGGACTGACATTTCGAGGGTATAATTCAGCTTCATTAGATGCTATCGGGGTAGTAATAGGAAGTAAAATAAATAATAATTATACAATTTCGTATAGTTATGATATCGGGATTTCTGAACTGAGATTAGTAAATGAAGGAAGTCATGAGATACTCTTAAGTTATAATCTGAATAAATTAATCGGGATAGGCTTGCCACCAAAAATTATATATAATCCCAGACATTTATAA
- a CDS encoding ferrous iron transport protein A, whose protein sequence is MAELKSLISLLPEEEGVIIKLSDHKYASKLMTLGVLQGVRVKIIRFAPFGGALYLQLPNHQIALRNDEAASIIIEKLDET, encoded by the coding sequence TTGGCTGAATTAAAATCATTAATTTCCTTACTGCCGGAAGAAGAAGGCGTCATTATAAAACTATCGGATCATAAATATGCGTCCAAGTTGATGACTTTAGGTGTTTTGCAGGGTGTCAGGGTTAAGATTATCAGATTTGCACCGTTTGGTGGAGCATTGTATTTACAATTACCAAATCATCAGATTGCATTGAGAAATGATGAAGCAGCCAGCATAATTATTGAGAAATTAGATGAAACATAA
- a CDS encoding tetratricopeptide repeat protein: protein MRSVVKFLSFLSIVLLFANQSVSQCGTWIGLPNQSDAENAHSIYRQAMKMNDFAIAFENWQTAYKLAPSADGKRDYHFMDGVELYKQKLATTTDDKEKEEFGNIIIRLYDEAITCYKSNTIALKSTSPDALDKKIGYLYGRKAYDMFYFINSSYNETMEALDNSIKYAGMDAEYIIFDPYAKIIVWEFKGGRMNKEKAVEIYKQLNEIAEYNISNNETYSEGYQQSKAAMDYSFIEIEKEIFDCEFFKEKLLPDYEENSDDPVVLQRVLTTLLAQGCDISDPVISKLNEEWKKYATEENARLRAEYESNNPAAAAKSAYDEGKYNEAISKYNQAIKEESDGEKKATYLFAIASIQFRKLNLYSNARSTAYEAAKFRPNWGRPYMLIGDMYAKTARSCGDAWNQRLAILAALDKYSYAKSLDGSVASEANERIGAYSGSLPEKADGFMRGVSEGQSATVGCWIGENVKLRFKN, encoded by the coding sequence ATGAGATCAGTTGTCAAATTTTTAAGTTTTTTATCAATAGTCCTCCTCTTTGCAAATCAGTCCGTTTCACAATGTGGAACGTGGATTGGTTTACCCAATCAATCAGATGCTGAAAATGCTCACTCGATATATAGGCAGGCAATGAAAATGAATGATTTCGCTATTGCTTTTGAAAACTGGCAGACAGCATATAAATTAGCCCCGTCAGCAGATGGCAAAAGAGATTATCATTTTATGGATGGAGTTGAGTTGTACAAACAAAAACTTGCAACTACAACGGACGATAAGGAAAAAGAAGAGTTTGGCAATATAATTATCAGATTGTATGATGAAGCTATTACATGTTATAAATCTAATACGATAGCTTTAAAAAGTACTTCACCGGATGCATTGGATAAGAAAATTGGTTATCTGTATGGCAGAAAAGCTTATGATATGTTTTATTTTATAAATTCATCATATAATGAGACAATGGAAGCTCTTGACAATTCTATAAAATATGCCGGTATGGATGCTGAATATATAATTTTTGATCCCTATGCTAAAATTATTGTTTGGGAGTTTAAAGGAGGTCGAATGAATAAAGAAAAAGCCGTCGAAATATATAAACAATTAAATGAAATTGCAGAATATAACATTTCAAATAATGAAACATATTCGGAAGGTTATCAGCAATCAAAAGCTGCAATGGATTACTCATTCATAGAAATAGAAAAGGAAATTTTTGACTGTGAATTTTTTAAAGAAAAATTGCTACCGGATTATGAAGAAAACAGTGATGATCCGGTCGTATTACAAAGAGTATTGACAACTTTGCTGGCTCAAGGCTGCGATATCAGTGACCCGGTAATAAGTAAACTGAATGAGGAGTGGAAAAAATATGCTACCGAAGAAAATGCCCGATTGCGTGCTGAGTATGAATCAAATAATCCGGCGGCTGCTGCCAAAAGTGCTTATGATGAAGGTAAATACAATGAAGCAATCTCAAAATACAATCAGGCTATAAAAGAAGAATCTGACGGAGAAAAAAAAGCAACTTACTTATTCGCAATTGCTTCGATTCAATTCAGAAAGTTGAATCTGTACAGTAATGCCAGATCTACAGCCTATGAAGCTGCCAAATTCAGACCTAACTGGGGTCGTCCTTACATGTTAATAGGTGATATGTACGCCAAGACTGCACGCTCATGCGGAGATGCCTGGAATCAAAGACTTGCTATACTGGCAGCATTGGATAAATATTCTTATGCAAAATCTTTAGATGGTAGTGTCGCTAGTGAAGCAAATGAACGAATAGGAGCTTATTCAGGTTCGCTTCCCGAAAAGGCAGATGGGTTTATGCGAGGTGTCTCAGAAGGGCAATCTGCTACTGTCGGTTGCTGGATTGGAGAAAACGTGAAGCTAAGATTTAAGAACTAA